Proteins co-encoded in one Crateriforma spongiae genomic window:
- a CDS encoding DUF1501 domain-containing protein: MLSAATCGFGSIALSDLLCQAGDLTGGLAAGRTNGNATPGPLAPKTPHHASKADHFIFLHMRGGPSAMETFERKPELDKQAKRNASASGDDAKPAKGKKPRRQLTPSHWKWKQRGESGLWVSDLLKHTAEVADELCVLSGMHTDIGNHTPAMLQLHTGSFTFTRPSLGSWLLYGLGTENQNLPGFVSISPPVINGGAKNYGTAFLPAVFQGTAIGDIKTPVKNASVGNLSNPLLNRRQQSQQIELLQSMNRDLAEQMNPADTSQVDAVIDSYELGFRMQSELPSVMNLDDESQATLDLYGIGDGKPSDNFGRQCLLARRMVEAGVRHIELCDEFWDQHNNLVSGHNARAAATDQPIAGLIKDLRQRGLLDRTLVLWGGEFGRTPDTAKENLDGRDHNPNGYTMWMAGGGVRGGFQYGSTDELGYKAVEGRVHLHDLHATVLHLMGLDHKQLTFNYAGRDFRLTDVHGNVVNEVIA, from the coding sequence ATGTTATCGGCCGCCACATGCGGTTTCGGATCGATCGCGTTGTCCGACCTGCTGTGCCAGGCAGGCGATCTGACCGGAGGTTTGGCCGCTGGTCGAACAAACGGCAATGCCACCCCCGGACCGTTGGCTCCCAAAACGCCCCACCACGCGTCCAAAGCCGATCACTTCATTTTCCTGCACATGCGAGGCGGACCATCGGCGATGGAGACGTTCGAACGCAAGCCGGAACTGGATAAACAGGCCAAACGCAATGCGTCGGCCTCGGGCGATGATGCGAAACCGGCCAAGGGAAAGAAGCCGCGACGTCAACTGACCCCCAGTCATTGGAAGTGGAAACAGCGGGGCGAAAGCGGATTGTGGGTATCGGATCTGCTGAAGCATACCGCAGAGGTCGCTGACGAATTGTGTGTGCTTTCGGGCATGCACACCGACATCGGGAATCACACCCCTGCGATGCTGCAGCTTCATACCGGATCATTCACCTTCACCCGTCCATCACTAGGGTCTTGGTTGCTGTACGGGCTGGGGACGGAGAATCAGAATCTGCCCGGCTTTGTCAGCATCAGCCCGCCGGTCATCAATGGCGGTGCCAAAAACTACGGGACCGCTTTTCTGCCTGCGGTGTTCCAGGGAACCGCGATCGGCGACATCAAGACACCCGTTAAGAACGCGTCGGTCGGCAATCTTTCCAATCCCCTTTTGAATCGCCGCCAGCAAAGCCAACAAATCGAGTTGCTGCAATCGATGAACCGAGATTTGGCCGAACAAATGAATCCGGCCGATACATCACAAGTCGATGCGGTGATCGATTCGTATGAACTGGGTTTTCGAATGCAGTCCGAATTGCCGTCGGTGATGAACCTGGATGACGAATCCCAAGCAACGCTGGACTTGTACGGCATCGGCGATGGTAAGCCGTCGGACAATTTCGGCCGCCAATGCTTGCTGGCTCGACGTATGGTCGAAGCCGGCGTACGTCACATCGAACTATGCGACGAATTCTGGGATCAGCACAACAACCTGGTCAGTGGCCACAACGCGCGTGCCGCGGCGACCGACCAGCCCATCGCGGGCCTGATCAAAGACCTGCGGCAACGGGGATTGCTGGATCGAACGCTGGTTCTATGGGGCGGCGAATTTGGACGCACGCCCGACACCGCAAAAGAAAACTTGGATGGCCGGGATCACAACCCCAATGGCTACACGATGTGGATGGCCGGCGGTGGCGTGCGTGGCGGCTTTCAATACGGAAGCACCGACGAACTGGGTTACAAAGCGGTCGAAGGCCGGGTTCACCTGCACGATCTTCATGCGACCGTGCTGCACTTGATGGGTTTGGACCACAAACAACTGACCTTCAACTACGCCGGTCGCGACTTTCGGCTGACCGACGTCCACGGCAATGTGGTGAATGAAGTCATCGCTTGA
- a CDS encoding cytochrome c oxidase assembly factor Coa1 family protein yields MSDTLHSPQHSPMTSASADKPKSRTGCLLMGLGGGCLGVVLLCGGVMGFGVFSLFTLIKSSDPYQQSLARAQANETLIAELGQPIEAGWMLQGNINLNDDDGDADLTYPISGPNGSATVKVKGSKQDGVWTYEIMRATVDGSGTQVDLGDATTESQEESVVEEVSL; encoded by the coding sequence ATGTCGGATACGCTTCATTCACCACAGCACTCGCCGATGACGTCGGCGTCAGCAGACAAACCCAAATCTCGAACCGGTTGTCTCTTGATGGGTCTGGGCGGCGGCTGTTTGGGCGTCGTTTTGTTATGCGGTGGCGTCATGGGATTTGGCGTTTTCAGTCTGTTCACCCTGATCAAATCCAGCGATCCCTATCAGCAATCGTTGGCTAGGGCACAGGCGAATGAAACCTTGATCGCAGAATTGGGCCAGCCGATCGAAGCGGGCTGGATGCTGCAGGGCAACATCAACCTGAACGACGACGACGGGGACGCCGACCTGACGTATCCCATTTCCGGTCCCAACGGATCGGCGACCGTCAAAGTCAAAGGATCCAAACAGGACGGCGTCTGGACTTATGAAATCATGCGAGCGACCGTCGACGGATCGGGAACCCAAGTCGACCTGGGTGATGCCACCACCGAATCGCAAGAAGAATCTGTCGTGGAAGAAGTTTCGCTTTGA
- a CDS encoding radical SAM protein — translation MNCFSGSPPSGLLDSELLQYLRGNDEHSEHHITLLQRAETCLKDPTAEAADRMDVAGRIERWRYQTLNEWRDEPVPGQERLIDSLDRWTCWLHRIDREMPRSLRHHLTSVSSDDDTWRAAIDGRMAMPELCEAAEEKTRQLFSVSLPDQPNATKRRMLLYAPLYVSSHCVNHCVYCGFKYDMDIQRTHLDIDDVMVQADILLENGFQHQLLVAGDFPRLTTTSYFCDLVQGMRDRGLEISIEIASQSSDSYRAMADAGATGLTLYQETYDPEVYRSVHPRGPKQSYDWRLEAPERAAEMGFSRIGIGVLLGLADPVSDVQMMIRHATYLKHQFPHLRLALSLPRLHETPDGYQVKHPVDDEQLIRFYAACRLAIPDVELVLSTREPAALRDRLAKICITQMSAGSSTTPGGYQSDGCKQDDADPDGQFPVTDQRSVHQVRDWLCKENFDVRWRFA, via the coding sequence ATGAATTGCTTTTCAGGTTCGCCACCATCTGGCCTTTTGGATTCGGAATTGCTGCAGTATTTGCGCGGCAATGACGAACATTCCGAACACCACATCACGTTGCTGCAGCGGGCGGAAACCTGCTTGAAGGATCCGACGGCGGAAGCCGCCGATCGTATGGACGTGGCCGGGCGGATCGAACGATGGCGGTACCAGACGCTCAACGAGTGGCGTGACGAACCGGTGCCGGGCCAAGAACGATTGATCGATTCATTGGATCGTTGGACTTGTTGGCTACACCGAATCGATCGCGAAATGCCTCGTTCGCTTCGTCATCATTTGACCTCAGTGTCATCCGATGACGACACCTGGCGGGCCGCGATCGATGGCCGGATGGCGATGCCCGAGCTTTGCGAAGCCGCCGAAGAAAAGACACGCCAGTTGTTTTCTGTCTCGTTACCCGATCAGCCCAATGCGACCAAGCGTCGGATGTTGCTGTATGCGCCGTTGTACGTGTCCAGTCACTGCGTGAACCATTGTGTGTACTGTGGATTCAAGTACGACATGGATATCCAACGAACGCATCTGGACATCGACGATGTGATGGTCCAGGCGGATATTCTTTTGGAAAATGGTTTTCAGCATCAGTTGTTGGTTGCCGGTGACTTTCCCCGTTTGACGACGACGTCGTATTTCTGTGATCTGGTTCAAGGCATGCGTGATCGTGGACTGGAGATCAGTATCGAAATTGCGTCGCAGTCATCGGATTCCTACCGCGCCATGGCTGATGCGGGGGCGACGGGATTGACGCTGTACCAAGAAACCTATGATCCGGAGGTGTATCGATCGGTGCATCCTCGTGGCCCCAAGCAGTCGTACGATTGGCGACTGGAAGCGCCCGAGCGGGCTGCCGAGATGGGGTTTTCACGAATCGGGATCGGAGTGTTGTTGGGCCTGGCTGATCCGGTTTCCGATGTGCAGATGATGATCCGTCATGCAACGTATCTGAAACACCAGTTTCCACACCTGCGACTGGCGCTCAGTCTGCCGCGTTTGCACGAGACGCCTGATGGTTACCAGGTCAAACATCCGGTCGATGACGAACAATTGATCCGATTCTATGCGGCGTGTCGTTTGGCAATTCCAGACGTCGAGCTGGTACTTTCGACGCGGGAACCGGCTGCTTTGCGGGATCGTTTGGCAAAGATCTGTATTACACAGATGAGCGCCGGCAGCAGTACCACACCCGGCGGCTATCAATCGGACGGCTGTAAACAGGATGACGCTGATCCGGATGGTCAGTTTCCAGTGACCGACCAGCGATCCGTTCACCAAGTTCGTGATTGGTTGTGCAAAGAAAACTTTGACGTCCGCTGGCGATTCGCTTAA
- a CDS encoding OPT family oligopeptide transporter, whose protein sequence is MESIPQPTDGAVSGSGRSEIYRELTARAVVLGVIQGVILNVAFVYAALKLGFSIGGSTVASIMGYALLRGVFRNGTMVENNINQTIASGINTAGTGVVFTVPALFMLDAAWRADGGAGLEFQVLPLVIAGVAGAVLGVVAIIPLRKQMVELDRLRFPSGVATATIIRAGSTGMEKAKLLAAGFAISALWKLVMVSGWLETPGLIEKYGAGIAEEELLFGFGVIPAYWAPAVYLSLMNMAAGMLAGRSGLPFLLGGLISWWLISPTAVASGWMPADLAVDETAGFIYSKMLRPLGIGVLIGGALMGVVTSFPAIKGAIGSLASATKTAGSGKVVGSDEMKLPVLIGGSVLAMVLFFVASMMTPGVTVAGASLSAIVGTLWLGLAALIVAQATGLTDISPMSGMALISVTLMMFLLNKNIAASMVVGVAVCVAIGQGADMMQDLKTGFLIGARPVKQQLVQFATTWAGPIISLAVIYILWHGGPNGQNGFGEGTALPAPQGGALMGIIDAVNTGNVPIDKYVMGGLAGATLGAAPMSGLGVLVGLAMYLPFSITLGYGMGCLLQMAIQRAKGVAFCEHKLVPFAAGLIVGEALMGIAHAGFSILRAA, encoded by the coding sequence ATGGAAAGTATCCCCCAGCCGACCGATGGTGCCGTATCGGGATCGGGGCGTTCCGAAATTTATCGTGAATTGACCGCTCGGGCGGTCGTGCTTGGCGTGATCCAAGGCGTGATACTGAACGTCGCGTTTGTGTACGCCGCGCTGAAACTTGGGTTTTCAATCGGCGGGTCGACCGTTGCGTCGATCATGGGTTACGCGCTGTTGCGTGGCGTTTTTCGCAACGGCACGATGGTTGAAAACAACATCAACCAAACCATTGCTTCGGGAATCAACACGGCGGGCACCGGTGTCGTGTTCACGGTCCCCGCATTGTTCATGTTGGACGCCGCTTGGCGTGCCGACGGCGGTGCCGGATTGGAGTTCCAGGTTTTGCCACTGGTCATCGCCGGTGTGGCCGGCGCCGTTCTGGGCGTCGTCGCCATTATTCCGTTGCGGAAACAGATGGTCGAACTGGACCGGTTGCGGTTTCCATCCGGTGTGGCCACGGCGACGATCATCCGGGCCGGTTCAACCGGAATGGAAAAAGCCAAGCTGTTGGCGGCGGGTTTTGCGATCAGCGCGCTTTGGAAACTGGTCATGGTTTCGGGCTGGTTGGAAACGCCCGGATTGATCGAGAAGTATGGCGCGGGCATTGCCGAGGAAGAATTGTTGTTCGGCTTTGGCGTCATTCCGGCCTATTGGGCACCGGCGGTTTACCTTTCGCTGATGAATATGGCGGCGGGGATGCTGGCCGGTCGCAGCGGGCTTCCATTCTTGTTGGGCGGCTTGATTTCTTGGTGGCTGATTTCGCCCACCGCGGTAGCGTCGGGATGGATGCCCGCGGATCTGGCCGTGGACGAAACCGCCGGGTTCATCTATTCCAAAATGCTGCGTCCGCTGGGCATTGGCGTGTTGATCGGTGGCGCACTGATGGGCGTGGTGACCAGTTTTCCCGCCATCAAAGGTGCGATCGGATCGTTGGCGTCGGCGACCAAAACGGCGGGCAGTGGCAAAGTCGTCGGCAGCGATGAAATGAAATTGCCCGTACTGATCGGCGGCAGCGTGCTGGCAATGGTCCTATTCTTTGTTGCTTCGATGATGACGCCGGGGGTGACGGTTGCCGGTGCGTCGCTTTCCGCAATCGTCGGGACGCTTTGGCTGGGGCTTGCCGCATTGATTGTGGCCCAGGCGACCGGGCTGACGGACATTTCCCCGATGTCGGGCATGGCACTGATCAGCGTCACCCTGATGATGTTTCTGTTGAACAAGAACATCGCCGCATCCATGGTGGTCGGCGTGGCCGTGTGCGTGGCAATCGGCCAAGGGGCGGACATGATGCAAGACTTGAAGACCGGTTTTCTGATCGGTGCACGACCGGTCAAGCAACAGTTGGTTCAATTCGCAACAACGTGGGCCGGTCCCATCATTTCACTGGCCGTGATTTACATCCTGTGGCACGGCGGACCCAACGGCCAAAACGGTTTCGGCGAAGGCACCGCGTTGCCGGCGCCCCAGGGCGGCGCGCTGATGGGGATCATTGATGCCGTCAACACGGGCAACGTTCCGATTGATAAATACGTGATGGGTGGCTTGGCGGGGGCGACGCTGGGTGCCGCGCCGATGAGCGGGCTTGGGGTTTTGGTCGGTTTGGCGATGTATCTGCCGTTTTCGATCACGCTGGGTTACGGAATGGGATGTTTGTTGCAGATGGCGATCCAGCGGGCCAAAGGTGTTGCATTCTGTGAACACAAACTGGTCCCTTTCGCGGCCGGTTTGATCGTCGGCGAAGCCCTGATGGGAATCGCACACGCTGGGTTTTCAATCCTTCGCGCAGCCTAG
- a CDS encoding GNAT family N-acetyltransferase — MTASDLTVRTLDQCDAAKTESEYVDIAQESLLGNSLDQWQTYLRRIGRENVRVIHAGQTLVGGLAFYRMQHVYGGQPIPAAGISGVAIDPAYRGGGVCATLLIDTLKELRDEGIPIASLYASTQHLYRTVGFEQAGTRYDYSLPLRSLPRPDRTLACTRFESAPLDALDYAHRARAHATNGNVLRTEGLWDRLIHPYDGRRCLTYLFGDTHRPDGYVILKQAGRDDGLPADLIASDYAANTGAAVRRLMALLHDHRSIFGRFRWSGGPDDPLLFMTDELWFEIHEVLRWMLRILDVPQAIQARGYPTHVGGRCTIRVTDSLFPANNGHWELEFSGGQCHARQSNAPEPSQKVIGLDIRGLATLYSGHTTLRQLIRLGQADGADDQAIDLIDAAFAGPAPWLPEIY, encoded by the coding sequence ATGACTGCCAGTGACTTGACCGTACGGACACTTGACCAATGCGATGCTGCGAAGACCGAATCGGAATACGTTGACATTGCTCAAGAATCGCTGCTTGGCAATTCGCTGGATCAATGGCAGACGTACCTTCGCCGAATCGGCCGCGAGAATGTCCGTGTCATTCATGCCGGCCAAACCCTGGTCGGGGGCTTGGCGTTTTATCGGATGCAGCATGTCTATGGCGGACAACCGATTCCCGCCGCAGGCATCTCGGGGGTTGCGATTGACCCTGCTTACCGCGGCGGCGGCGTGTGTGCGACGCTGCTGATCGACACCCTGAAGGAATTGCGTGACGAAGGCATACCGATCGCATCCCTGTACGCGTCGACGCAGCACCTTTATCGCACGGTGGGATTCGAACAGGCCGGCACGCGTTACGATTACAGCCTGCCGCTGCGGTCGTTACCACGTCCGGACCGTACATTGGCTTGCACTCGATTCGAATCAGCCCCACTGGACGCGTTGGATTATGCCCATCGCGCTCGTGCCCACGCGACGAATGGTAACGTTCTGCGGACCGAAGGCTTATGGGATCGATTGATTCATCCCTACGACGGTCGCCGATGCCTCACGTACCTGTTCGGCGACACTCATCGCCCCGACGGATACGTCATTCTGAAACAAGCCGGACGCGACGATGGCTTACCGGCGGACTTGATCGCCAGCGATTATGCCGCCAACACGGGTGCCGCGGTCCGACGTTTGATGGCGTTGCTGCATGATCATCGGTCGATCTTTGGACGTTTCCGATGGAGCGGCGGCCCCGACGATCCCTTGCTGTTCATGACCGATGAATTGTGGTTCGAGATCCATGAAGTCTTGCGTTGGATGCTACGTATCCTGGATGTCCCACAAGCGATCCAGGCCCGTGGTTACCCCACACACGTCGGTGGTCGATGCACCATCCGAGTCACCGATTCGCTGTTCCCGGCCAACAACGGTCACTGGGAACTGGAGTTTTCGGGTGGACAATGCCATGCCCGACAATCCAATGCACCGGAGCCGTCCCAGAAGGTGATCGGGCTAGACATTCGCGGCTTAGCAACGCTGTACAGCGGCCACACCACATTGCGGCAGCTGATCCGCTTGGGCCAGGCCGATGGGGCCGACGATCAGGCAATTGATCTGATCGACGCGGCCTTTGCCGGCCCCGCGCCGTGGCTTCCCGAGATCTACTGA
- the fusA gene encoding elongation factor G: MVAEDLSIPDPDTIRNLCLCGHTGGGKTTIAERLLFAAGEIKRMGDVEHGNTVCDFTDEEQQHHHSLQPAVIHFDHEGHHVNVIDTPGMADFVGHAIACFPAVETVVVVIDAVRGIESETRRLMQVATERNLPRMILINKIDLAEADLEELTNQIREEFGDICLPINMPTPDRQGVIDVFETDSHDPTLFSSAEDAHTRIVEQVIEVDDELTENYLESGPNQLDPGRVHEAFEKALREAHLVPIVYVSAKSGAGVDKLLHVTASLLPSPLEGNPRPFVKGDEPLQTEFDATKPTIAHVFRVSTDKHIGKLGVFRVHQGVVRNRSELYMDDSKKPLRVGHVMRLQGKEHVETEAIGPGEIGAVSKLDEIHFDGVLHDGATPDNPPHLVSLPLPKPMFGLAIELKNHADETKFSSAIAKLQAEDPCFTLERIGATKQTVMRGLGELHLRVVLEKLKALYDIELETSQPKIAYRETITMPAEGHHRHKKQTGGAGQFGEVYLRVAPLPDDHESGFEFVNATVGGSIPRQFMPAIEKGIRQVLADGAVAGYPMSGVRVEVYDGKHHDVDSKEIAFITAGKKAFLEAVKKAKPILLEPFVEVAITTPSDFMGDVSGDIATRRGRVNDTEMKGMTCVVKAVAPLGELQSYAPQLRSITSGAGSFSMTYSHDEPAPGDIQQAEMAAFQRHDDD; the protein is encoded by the coding sequence ATGGTTGCTGAAGATCTTTCCATCCCTGACCCAGATACTATTCGAAACCTTTGCCTGTGCGGCCATACCGGCGGCGGCAAGACGACGATCGCGGAGCGGTTGTTGTTTGCCGCCGGTGAGATCAAACGGATGGGCGACGTTGAACACGGCAACACGGTTTGCGACTTTACCGACGAAGAACAACAGCACCACCATTCGCTGCAACCCGCCGTCATCCACTTCGACCACGAAGGTCACCACGTCAACGTTATCGACACCCCCGGCATGGCGGACTTCGTCGGGCATGCCATTGCCTGCTTTCCCGCGGTGGAGACGGTCGTCGTCGTCATCGACGCGGTTCGCGGAATTGAAAGCGAAACCCGGCGTTTGATGCAGGTCGCGACTGAACGCAATCTGCCACGCATGATCCTGATCAACAAGATTGATCTGGCCGAAGCCGACCTGGAAGAATTGACCAACCAGATTCGTGAAGAATTCGGCGACATCTGTCTGCCCATCAATATGCCCACGCCCGATCGTCAAGGCGTGATCGATGTTTTCGAAACCGATTCACATGACCCCACGTTATTCAGCAGCGCCGAAGACGCCCACACGCGAATCGTCGAACAGGTGATCGAAGTCGACGATGAATTGACGGAAAACTATTTGGAATCGGGCCCCAACCAATTGGATCCCGGCCGTGTGCATGAAGCCTTCGAAAAAGCGCTCCGCGAAGCCCACCTGGTACCCATCGTCTATGTGTCTGCCAAATCCGGCGCCGGCGTGGACAAACTGCTGCACGTCACCGCGTCGCTGTTGCCCAGCCCGTTGGAAGGAAACCCGCGTCCGTTCGTCAAAGGTGACGAACCACTGCAAACCGAATTTGACGCCACCAAACCCACAATCGCACACGTGTTCCGTGTTTCCACCGACAAGCACATTGGAAAGCTAGGTGTGTTCCGCGTGCACCAGGGTGTCGTTCGCAACCGCAGCGAACTGTACATGGACGATTCCAAGAAACCGCTGCGTGTCGGCCACGTGATGCGTCTGCAAGGAAAGGAGCACGTCGAAACCGAAGCCATCGGCCCCGGCGAAATCGGAGCCGTTTCCAAGCTGGACGAAATCCATTTTGACGGTGTGCTGCACGACGGGGCGACCCCCGACAACCCGCCGCACTTGGTGTCATTGCCGTTGCCCAAACCGATGTTCGGACTGGCCATCGAGCTGAAGAATCATGCCGACGAAACAAAGTTTTCATCCGCGATCGCCAAGTTGCAAGCCGAAGACCCTTGTTTCACTCTGGAACGCATCGGCGCCACCAAGCAAACGGTGATGCGTGGATTGGGGGAACTGCATTTACGCGTCGTGCTGGAAAAACTAAAAGCGTTGTACGACATCGAACTGGAAACGTCGCAACCCAAGATCGCGTATCGTGAAACCATCACGATGCCGGCTGAGGGTCATCACCGTCACAAGAAACAAACCGGCGGTGCCGGCCAGTTCGGCGAAGTCTATCTGCGGGTTGCTCCGTTGCCGGACGATCATGAAAGCGGGTTCGAATTTGTCAATGCAACCGTTGGTGGATCGATACCACGTCAATTCATGCCGGCGATCGAAAAAGGAATCCGGCAAGTCTTGGCCGACGGCGCCGTTGCCGGCTATCCAATGTCGGGCGTGCGGGTGGAAGTCTACGACGGCAAACACCACGACGTGGACAGCAAAGAAATCGCTTTCATCACCGCCGGGAAGAAGGCTTTTTTGGAGGCGGTGAAGAAAGCGAAGCCGATTTTGCTGGAACCCTTTGTCGAAGTCGCCATCACCACGCCCAGCGATTTCATGGGCGATGTGTCTGGTGACATCGCGACACGTCGTGGCCGCGTCAATGACACAGAAATGAAGGGAATGACTTGCGTGGTCAAAGCCGTCGCACCGCTTGGCGAATTGCAATCCTATGCCCCACAACTACGCAGCATCACTTCAGGGGCGGGCAGTTTTTCGATGACCTACAGTCACGATGAACCGGCCCCCGGCGACATTCAACAAGCGGAAATGGCCGCCTTTCAGCGTCACGACGACGATTGA
- a CDS encoding potassium channel family protein: MSSKPFRRILIGMIVFLAICISAVAGYVGYGWDVSDALYMVVITIFGVGYGEVKPIETPELRLLTIAVIVFGYGAAVYTVGGFIQLLIDGELQEILRSRKMSQGIAGLKGHTIVCGFGRMGSIVAEELLRSEHPFLVIDQDESRVDEAHQAGMLAMVGNASDEDTLNEAGIDRAKTLATLLPDDAANAFICVTARDLNRSVEIISRGESRSAEKKLRRCGADHVIMAASVGAKRAFQLITRPTAASLLQTDGASGDINGELSAVGLQMEELKITAGSPMIGHTLSEIEIRGNRGFLIVALRKSDGNVEMNPSGQCSLSDGDVVIVVGHRDDIAALCRVHTLKRQAMTYRGAKH; encoded by the coding sequence ATGTCGTCCAAGCCTTTTCGTCGCATTCTGATCGGAATGATCGTCTTTCTGGCGATCTGTATCAGCGCCGTTGCCGGTTACGTTGGCTACGGATGGGACGTCAGCGACGCGTTGTACATGGTCGTGATCACCATTTTTGGTGTCGGCTATGGCGAAGTGAAACCCATCGAAACGCCCGAACTGCGGCTGCTGACCATTGCCGTGATCGTGTTCGGTTACGGCGCCGCTGTGTATACCGTCGGCGGGTTCATTCAATTGCTGATCGACGGCGAATTGCAAGAGATTTTGCGGAGTCGAAAAATGAGCCAGGGGATCGCCGGGTTGAAGGGTCACACGATCGTCTGTGGATTCGGTCGCATGGGATCCATCGTTGCCGAGGAACTGTTACGCAGCGAGCATCCGTTCTTGGTCATTGATCAAGATGAATCGCGCGTGGATGAAGCTCATCAGGCGGGCATGTTGGCAATGGTGGGCAATGCATCCGATGAAGACACATTGAATGAAGCGGGCATTGATCGTGCCAAGACATTGGCAACGTTATTGCCCGATGATGCGGCCAACGCGTTCATTTGCGTGACGGCCCGCGACCTGAATCGCAGTGTGGAGATCATTTCGCGTGGCGAGTCACGGAGCGCTGAAAAGAAGCTTCGACGCTGTGGCGCCGATCACGTCATCATGGCGGCATCGGTGGGCGCCAAGCGAGCGTTTCAATTGATCACGCGGCCGACGGCTGCCAGTCTGTTGCAGACCGACGGAGCGTCCGGCGATATCAACGGGGAACTCTCTGCGGTGGGCTTGCAGATGGAAGAACTGAAGATCACGGCGGGGTCACCGATGATCGGCCACACGTTGTCGGAGATCGAAATCCGTGGGAACCGTGGATTCTTGATCGTCGCGCTACGCAAATCCGACGGAAACGTCGAAATGAATCCGTCGGGGCAGTGCTCGTTGTCCGATGGTGACGTCGTCATTGTGGTCGGACACCGCGATGACATCGCGGCGCTCTGTCGGGTACATACCCTGAAACGCCAAGCGATGACTTATCGCGGTGCCAAGCACTAA
- a CDS encoding Gfo/Idh/MocA family protein produces the protein MSHRPAPLSRRQFQKSASTTFVLSAATAASSARAAGSNDRISLGFIGVANRGGQLMKAFAEHQDCSPDYVCDVDSKTLEKAAKQTGGSPKTTADFRKVIDDDSIDAIVIATPDHWHAIQCISGCAAGKDVYVEKPLAVTIHEGRAMVDAARKYDRIVQVGTHRRSSGLYQELSQRIQNGLLGKVCMSRAFRLSNMAPDGIGRRPAMTPPEHLDWDMWLGPRAERPYQDNIAPYKFRWWQDYSSQMGNWGVHYLDAIRWCIGEEAPSSVCAMGGQFAIDDDRTIPDTMEVTFQFPSGRLAVFGQYETSGNPMMPTGEIELRGTLGTAYVSERAYEIIPERRGQFATEHPMAKPEKGTEDSNNHHLTSNHARNFLDCMRSRRQPNADVEIGHRSTTFCHLANISLKLGRRLQWDADAERFVGDDDANAMLHYEYRKPWKLPV, from the coding sequence ATGTCCCACCGCCCCGCCCCACTTTCCCGCCGCCAATTCCAAAAGTCCGCATCGACGACGTTCGTACTTTCCGCCGCCACGGCGGCTTCATCGGCTCGCGCAGCGGGTTCCAACGACCGAATCTCGCTCGGGTTCATTGGCGTCGCCAATCGCGGTGGCCAGTTGATGAAAGCCTTTGCCGAACATCAGGACTGTTCCCCCGACTACGTGTGCGACGTCGATTCAAAGACATTAGAAAAAGCCGCCAAGCAAACGGGTGGATCCCCCAAAACCACCGCCGATTTTCGCAAAGTCATCGATGACGATTCGATCGATGCGATTGTGATTGCAACGCCCGATCACTGGCACGCGATCCAGTGCATCAGCGGATGCGCCGCCGGCAAAGACGTGTATGTGGAAAAACCCCTGGCGGTCACCATTCACGAAGGCCGTGCCATGGTCGACGCGGCACGAAAGTACGACCGAATCGTTCAGGTGGGTACGCATCGTCGTAGCAGCGGGCTGTACCAAGAACTGTCACAACGAATTCAAAACGGCTTGCTGGGCAAAGTGTGCATGTCGCGGGCGTTCCGTTTGAGCAACATGGCGCCCGATGGCATTGGACGTCGTCCCGCGATGACGCCGCCGGAACACCTGGACTGGGACATGTGGTTGGGCCCGCGAGCCGAACGGCCCTATCAAGACAACATCGCGCCTTACAAATTCCGTTGGTGGCAAGACTACAGTTCACAAATGGGCAACTGGGGCGTGCATTACCTGGACGCCATTCGCTGGTGCATCGGTGAAGAGGCTCCATCGAGCGTTTGCGCGATGGGCGGCCAGTTTGCGATCGACGACGACCGTACGATTCCCGATACGATGGAGGTCACTTTCCAATTTCCATCGGGCCGATTGGCCGTGTTCGGCCAGTACGAAACCAGCGGCAATCCGATGATGCCGACCGGCGAGATCGAATTGCGGGGAACGTTGGGGACCGCTTACGTCAGCGAACGTGCTTACGAAATCATTCCCGAACGCCGTGGCCAATTCGCCACAGAACACCCGATGGCCAAACCTGAAAAAGGCACCGAAGATTCCAACAACCATCACCTGACATCCAATCACGCCCGGAATTTCCTGGACTGCATGCGCAGCCGACGGCAACCCAATGCCGACGTCGAAATCGGTCACCGCAGCACGACCTTCTGTCATTTGGCCAATATTTCTTTGAAACTCGGACGGCGGTTGCAGTGGGACGCCGATGCGGAACGCTTCGTCGGTGACGATGATGCCAACGCGATGCTGCACTACGAATATCGCAAACCGTGGAAGTTGCCGGTCTGA